A portion of the Lolium rigidum isolate FL_2022 chromosome 1, APGP_CSIRO_Lrig_0.1, whole genome shotgun sequence genome contains these proteins:
- the LOC124676158 gene encoding protein FATTY ACID EXPORT 1, chloroplastic-like yields MAAAAAHAQLRGSPAAASRRWPAPSRAALVRPVPLAASTRLLRSGGLFPASLATKPLTAMCMKSKCTGTPVEHVTAPEHTEDEIPEPTTAVAATEEVDTDLGDAPQQKSAIIHDFCLGIPFGGLLFSMGLVGFLFWRSPVSLTFGVAPGLAILALAVLSLKGWRSGKSSLPFILAQGAVAAAVAWKHCQAYTVTKKLLPWGFYAALSAAMICFYSYVLLAGGNPPPKKKKAAAAPAL; encoded by the exons ATGGCCGCCGCAGCAGCGCACGCCCAGCTCCGCggatctccggcggcggcgagcaggaggtggccggccccctcccgcgCCGCCCTCGTCCGCCCCGTGCCGCTCGCCGCCTCTACCAGGCTCCTCCGCTCCGGTGGACTTTTCCCGGCTAGCTTGGCCACCAAG CCGTTGACGGCGATGTGCATGAAGTCAAAATGTACTGGTACTCCCGTCGAACACGTCACTGCTCCTGAGCATACAGAAGATGAAATTCCGGAGCCAACCACCGCGGTGGCTGCTACTGAAGAGGTAGATACTGACCTGGGAGATGCTCCACAACAGAAGAGTGCGATAATACACGACTTCTGCCTCGGGATCCCTTTTG GTGGGTTATTATTTTCCATGggccttgttggatttcttttcTGGAGGAGTCCTGTAAGTTTAACTTTCGGTGTTGCACCTGGGCTTGCTATATTGGCACTTGCTGTGCTTAGTCTCAAGGGCTGGAGGAGTGGAAAGTCCAGCTTGCCATTTATACTGGCACAAGGAG CTGTTGCTGCTGCGGTAGCATGGAAGCACTGTCAGGCGTACACCGTA ACGAAGAAACTGCTTCCTTGGGGCTTTTACGCCGCACTCAG TGCTGCGATGATCTGCTTCTACTCGTATGTCTTGCTTGCTGGAGGGAATCCGCcgccaaagaagaagaaggcagcAGCTGCTCCTGCTCTATAA